The genomic segment TCGCCGCGACAAGCTTCTCCTGCATTCCCGGGCGCTTGAGCCAGCCCGTCTGAAGCGTGTCGACCCAGTGGTAGATGTACTCATCGAACTGGACCTCCGGACGCCGCAGAAGACCGAGCGGAACATTGCAGAGCGCCGTCACCCGCTCCTGGTCCCGGCCGATGACCGCCAGCCAATAAGCGGCGATCCAGTTCCCCGGATGCGTGTAGTACCGCGGACCCGTCGCGGGAATCGAACGCATCTTGTGCGCGATACGGCACTCCACCGAAGAACCCTCGGGAGCGACAGCCGCCGCGAACATCGCCGACCCCACCTGCATCGCCGCAGTCCACGCCTCCCACGTCTCCAACTTCGCGGCACGCGGATCGCCCGCGCAGCGCACCTGCGCGACAACCATCGCCGAACTCAACGCGCTGTTGAACACACTTGGATGCTCCTCAAGTTCCGCCAGCACCTCCTCGGCACCCTCGGTCAGCACTTCCAAGGCACGGGCCATGTGGGTCCTCGGAAAATCATGGCGCGGCACAGTCACAGCCACCGGTCGTGCTCCTCAGGCTCGCAGAAATTGAAGTGCCCCCCGGAGGCCACCGGGGAGCCGGCGCGAATTGGGGAAAGGCGGCCATGGCACCGGGCACCGGGTCCGTCCGCTTGTGGAACTCGGGACGGTTCACACCCGCTTCAGCCTCCGCTGCGACACCCCGCCGGTCCGCCTCGACCACACCACCGGCACCATACCGGCTCCCGACAGCG from the Streptomyces xinghaiensis S187 genome contains:
- a CDS encoding immunity 49 family protein, whose amino-acid sequence is MAVTVPRHDFPRTHMARALEVLTEGAEEVLAELEEHPSVFNSALSSAMVVAQVRCAGDPRAAKLETWEAWTAAMQVGSAMFAAAVAPEGSSVECRIAHKMRSIPATGPRYYTHPGNWIAAYWLAVIGRDQERVTALCNVPLGLLRRPEVQFDEYIYHWVDTLQTGWLKRPGMQEKLVAAMQGTDPEHLVVGDRELTLKILYPPINLFYRYLRQDYDAFNAELAKALEWHKEYWTADEDRSANIEGFVAVGPLAITCLAYDAGFPIEVESEYLPKHLVQRTWIGEFDT